A window from Gemmatimonadales bacterium encodes these proteins:
- a CDS encoding zinc-binding dehydrogenase produces the protein MKQVFLNARQVAEVVEVDVPRCGPREVLIAVGASLISTGTETAGYGAGGLLARGVRNPSSLGRLAESLRSEGLEATGRKLVAKTQERTALGYSGAGLVAAVGDEVRSVGPGDRVAYAGAVHAEYVAVDQQLVAPVPEGVSLDAAAFGAVGCIALHGVRLGEPTLGETAAVVGLGLVGLLAAQCARASGLRVIGVEPIAARRRLARDLGFDHVLDPAAEEDLGRTVLALTGGLGADVVYLCAALRDSEVTNQSLGYARDRARIVMIGDMGLSLERGPLFGKELELTVSRSYGPGRYDPAYERRGLDYPVGYVRWTEGRNLVQVMTMLRDGTLSVEPMISARVPIAEAERAYRDLVETPDTALAAVLLYPTKPLEAPRPAPVRRKATVAKAGELRIGVIGAGSFVEANLLPHLSGLGARLHAVANRGSTAFSRLDAVYRPALLTTHPSELLADPAVDAVIIGTRHDSHARLAIQSLAAGKAVHLEKPLALTLADAEAVEAAVIREGGMLTIGFNRRLAPLTLALREALATAGQPRQFLYRVNAPLLPVGHWSLDPLEGGGRLIGEGCHFIDLVCYLADSEVTDVSGGFLGGAAQASAAQDNFALSLRFQNGDLATVVYSGQGNAGLAKERLEVFAGGKAFVLDEFSRLSAHGARSSAPALSKPDKGFRAHLANFFAAVRGQEPLLTTAHDGVRVARIIDRFVHVGR, from the coding sequence GTGAAACAGGTCTTCCTCAACGCCCGCCAGGTCGCCGAAGTGGTCGAGGTCGATGTGCCTCGCTGCGGACCACGCGAGGTCCTGATCGCGGTCGGTGCGTCGCTCATCAGCACCGGGACGGAAACGGCCGGCTACGGCGCCGGCGGGCTGCTCGCGCGCGGCGTGCGGAACCCGTCGTCGCTCGGCCGCTTGGCGGAGAGCCTCCGGTCCGAGGGACTGGAGGCGACCGGCCGGAAGCTCGTTGCCAAGACTCAGGAACGCACCGCGCTGGGCTACAGCGGGGCCGGGCTCGTGGCTGCGGTGGGGGATGAGGTGCGCTCGGTCGGCCCGGGTGACCGGGTGGCGTACGCCGGGGCGGTCCATGCCGAATACGTCGCGGTGGACCAGCAGCTCGTCGCGCCGGTTCCGGAAGGAGTGAGCCTGGATGCTGCGGCCTTCGGCGCAGTCGGATGTATCGCGCTGCACGGGGTCAGGCTGGGAGAGCCGACCCTCGGTGAGACTGCCGCGGTGGTGGGTCTCGGTCTGGTGGGTCTCCTCGCCGCCCAGTGCGCGCGCGCGTCGGGCCTGCGCGTCATCGGGGTCGAGCCGATCGCCGCCCGGCGGCGCCTGGCACGCGATCTTGGATTCGATCACGTGCTCGACCCCGCTGCCGAGGAGGACCTGGGGCGCACGGTGCTGGCACTCACCGGCGGTCTCGGAGCCGACGTGGTCTATCTCTGCGCCGCGCTCCGGGACAGCGAGGTGACCAACCAGTCGTTGGGTTACGCGCGCGACCGAGCCCGGATCGTGATGATCGGTGATATGGGACTCTCGCTCGAACGAGGGCCGCTCTTCGGCAAGGAGCTCGAGCTCACCGTGAGCCGCTCCTACGGCCCCGGCCGCTACGATCCCGCCTACGAGCGGCGCGGCCTCGACTACCCCGTCGGCTATGTGCGCTGGACCGAGGGCCGCAATCTCGTTCAGGTCATGACCATGCTTCGGGACGGGACGCTCTCGGTCGAGCCGATGATCTCTGCCCGGGTCCCGATCGCGGAGGCGGAGAGGGCCTACCGGGACCTGGTCGAGACTCCGGACACGGCCCTGGCCGCGGTGCTGCTGTATCCGACCAAGCCGCTCGAGGCTCCGCGTCCAGCTCCCGTTCGCCGGAAGGCCACCGTCGCCAAAGCCGGCGAGCTCCGGATCGGCGTGATCGGGGCGGGCTCGTTCGTCGAGGCCAATCTGCTTCCCCACCTCTCCGGTCTTGGCGCGCGGCTGCACGCCGTGGCCAACAGGGGGTCGACGGCATTTTCCCGGCTGGACGCGGTCTACCGGCCGGCGCTGCTGACGACGCACCCATCGGAGCTCCTGGCCGACCCCGCGGTGGACGCGGTGATCATCGGCACCCGGCACGATTCCCACGCCCGGCTGGCGATCCAGTCGCTGGCGGCGGGGAAGGCCGTGCACCTGGAAAAACCGCTCGCGCTCACCCTGGCCGACGCCGAGGCGGTCGAAGCGGCGGTGATACGGGAGGGCGGAATGCTGACGATCGGCTTCAATCGCCGGCTCGCGCCGCTCACCCTTGCCTTGCGCGAGGCGCTCGCTACGGCCGGACAGCCGCGGCAGTTTCTCTATCGGGTGAATGCCCCCCTCCTGCCGGTGGGGCACTGGTCGCTCGATCCGCTGGAAGGGGGCGGACGCCTCATCGGCGAAGGCTGTCACTTCATCGATCTGGTCTGCTACCTGGCCGACAGCGAGGTGACGGACGTGAGCGGAGGCTTTCTCGGCGGCGCGGCCCAGGCATCGGCCGCGCAAGACAATTTCGCTCTGTCACTGCGATTCCAGAACGGGGACTTGGCCACCGTGGTGTACTCGGGCCAGGGGAACGCCGGGCTTGCCAAGGAGCGACTGGAGGTCTTCGCCGGAGGGAAGGCGTTCGTGCTGGACGAGTTTTCGCGGCTCTCCGCCCACGGTGCGCGCAGCTCCGCCCCGGCGCTCTCCAAGCCGGACAAGGGGTTTCGCGCGCACCTCGCCAACTTCTTTGCCGCGGTTCGCGGCCAGGAGCCGCTGCTGACCACGGCGCACGACGGGGTACGAGTGGCCCGCATCATCGATCGCTTCGTGCATGTCGGCCGGTAA
- a CDS encoding lipopolysaccharide biosynthesis protein — MSAGKSRLRLPAPFYYYVSFAALPLLGLAQTRVLTALLSQSAFGSLQLVTPIIRWCVVIGGLGTPQFIVRFYSRDGGAVLWESLSLSLAATAAVSLVLGGLAIAVDPRVADIRPGALLAVLLIAALFAGQFAALIKALLRVQERHLRYNMVVVLERVGILAGVALAVWWWPRSPIEAFLIGSTIGTAAVVLPIAARRRRSWRKAASAPEPHRLREILTFGGPIVGVMLLGEMYATLNRYVIGLAGMGTTLIARYVIGYTVATLGLQALYEPLVTYIHPRIFQAWERNGPAEAHRILGRYLLIYTLVGALTAAAFYLAEPWLIPLIAGSAYRVEPRVFAALLASSFLLGVYRLLSTHYYLAGRTGELALSYFVALLLNLLGAALLVRESGLFGVAMASAVSAGVLCLLVFWRASSLTEIARATVAT, encoded by the coding sequence ATGTCGGCCGGTAAGTCGCGTCTTCGCCTGCCGGCGCCCTTCTATTACTACGTCAGCTTCGCCGCGCTTCCTCTGCTCGGGTTGGCCCAGACCCGGGTCCTGACCGCGCTGTTGAGCCAGTCCGCCTTCGGCTCGCTCCAGCTGGTCACCCCCATCATCCGATGGTGCGTGGTCATCGGCGGCCTGGGGACCCCCCAGTTCATCGTCCGCTTCTATTCGCGCGACGGCGGCGCCGTGCTCTGGGAGAGTCTCTCCCTCTCGCTGGCCGCGACCGCGGCCGTGAGCCTGGTACTCGGCGGACTGGCGATCGCCGTCGACCCCCGTGTGGCCGACATCAGGCCCGGTGCCCTCCTGGCGGTGTTGCTGATCGCCGCGCTGTTCGCCGGCCAGTTCGCCGCGCTGATCAAGGCGCTGCTGCGGGTCCAGGAGCGGCACCTGCGCTACAACATGGTCGTGGTGCTCGAGCGCGTGGGCATCCTGGCGGGAGTCGCGCTCGCGGTGTGGTGGTGGCCCCGCTCGCCAATCGAGGCCTTCCTGATCGGCAGCACCATCGGGACCGCCGCGGTGGTGCTGCCGATCGCCGCGCGCCGCCGGCGGAGCTGGCGGAAGGCGGCCAGCGCGCCCGAGCCGCACCGGCTGCGGGAGATCCTGACTTTCGGCGGCCCGATCGTCGGCGTCATGCTCCTGGGGGAGATGTACGCGACCCTCAATCGGTACGTGATCGGGCTGGCCGGAATGGGCACGACGCTCATCGCACGATACGTGATCGGTTACACCGTGGCCACGCTGGGACTGCAGGCGCTGTACGAGCCGCTGGTGACCTACATTCACCCGCGCATCTTCCAGGCCTGGGAGCGCAACGGGCCGGCCGAAGCCCACCGCATCCTGGGGCGATATCTCCTGATCTACACCCTGGTAGGCGCGCTGACGGCCGCGGCGTTCTACCTGGCGGAGCCGTGGCTCATTCCGCTGATCGCCGGCTCCGCCTATCGGGTGGAGCCTCGGGTCTTTGCCGCCCTGCTCGCCTCCAGCTTCCTGCTCGGCGTCTACCGCCTGCTCTCCACCCATTACTACCTTGCCGGCCGGACCGGCGAGCTCGCCCTCTCCTATTTCGTCGCGCTGCTGCTCAACCTGCTGGGGGCGGCGCTGCTGGTGAGGGAGTCGGGGTTGTTCGGCGTGGCCATGGCCTCCGCGGTAAGCGCCGGCGTGCTTTGTCTGCTGGTGTTCTGGCGCGCGTCGTCCCTGACCGAGATCGCACGCGCCACCGTGGCGACTTAG
- a CDS encoding glycosyltransferase family 4 protein, protein MVASRHTLDDARVVHKEAHTLRAAGHEVVLLFSCDREYRFTRHDGRVIATGTAPHGETEHLGFRVLGVPRRHGPAGRWQRYRALARLAAAVQADVYHAHEPDLALAVALRARRMLAGQGRRALVVHDMHEYPPGGTVDTLPRWVKRPAHAALVGWDWSTNRRVDHIFTANSVVRGYAQVLAPTTSVDVLYNGPALRLFRQSPIQPWPGPGHPFVLCHEGSLGFNRGLREMVSAVEQLRDRVRLMIIGDVFGAEREWLDRELDSRGLHQTVVRTGWLPYAEVGDALRGSHAGLILFRECLTNTLAGPPNKLFNYMNAGLPVLSLGFPEMRRIIREEGCGVLVDDQSVLAIVRGIEELLRSPEELACMGHAGQRAVRERYSWDRMERVLLSAYGDLEVRLRQG, encoded by the coding sequence ATGGTGGCCTCGCGTCACACGCTGGACGATGCGAGGGTCGTTCACAAGGAGGCGCACACCCTCCGGGCTGCCGGCCACGAGGTCGTGCTCCTGTTCTCCTGTGACCGCGAGTACCGGTTCACCCGTCATGACGGTCGGGTGATCGCCACCGGGACCGCCCCGCACGGCGAAACCGAGCACCTGGGGTTTCGTGTCCTCGGCGTGCCCCGGCGCCATGGGCCTGCCGGCAGATGGCAGCGTTACCGGGCGCTCGCGCGGCTCGCCGCCGCGGTCCAGGCCGACGTGTACCATGCTCACGAGCCGGATCTGGCGCTCGCGGTCGCGTTGCGCGCCAGACGGATGCTGGCCGGGCAGGGCAGGCGCGCGCTGGTCGTACACGACATGCACGAGTATCCGCCCGGCGGCACCGTCGACACCCTCCCGCGGTGGGTCAAGCGCCCGGCCCACGCCGCGCTGGTCGGCTGGGACTGGTCCACCAACCGCCGAGTCGACCACATCTTCACCGCGAACAGTGTGGTCCGCGGGTACGCCCAGGTGCTGGCCCCAACGACCTCGGTGGACGTGCTCTACAACGGGCCCGCCCTCCGGCTCTTTCGCCAGTCCCCCATCCAGCCGTGGCCCGGGCCCGGTCACCCATTCGTGCTGTGTCACGAGGGCTCCCTCGGCTTCAACCGAGGGCTCCGGGAGATGGTATCGGCGGTGGAGCAGCTGCGGGACCGGGTACGCTTGATGATCATCGGGGACGTGTTCGGCGCCGAGCGCGAGTGGCTGGACCGCGAGCTCGATTCCCGCGGGCTCCACCAGACGGTCGTCCGGACGGGGTGGCTCCCCTATGCCGAGGTGGGCGATGCGCTGCGCGGGAGCCACGCCGGGCTCATCCTCTTCCGTGAGTGCCTGACGAACACCCTGGCGGGCCCGCCCAACAAGCTGTTCAACTACATGAACGCGGGTCTCCCGGTCCTCAGCCTCGGATTCCCGGAGATGCGGCGCATCATCCGAGAGGAAGGATGTGGTGTGCTGGTGGACGACCAGTCAGTCTTGGCGATCGTGCGCGGGATCGAGGAGCTGCTTCGCTCGCCCGAGGAGCTGGCGTGCATGGGCCACGCGGGCCAGCGCGCCGTCCGCGAGCGATACAGCTGGGATCGGATGGAACGCGTGCTCCTGTCGGCCTATGGGGACCTCGAAGTGCGCCTGAGGCAGGGCTGA
- the asnB gene encoding asparagine synthase (glutamine-hydrolyzing): MCGIAGIIASADARLDEAIERMVGCLRHRGPDGDGIWCGPSGTRQVALGQTRLAILDLSDAGRQPMWSMDGNHALIYNGEVYNYLELRSELAAAGIQFHSGCDTEVVLQALTAWGPAALERFNGMWALALLDRRRGTLFLARDRMGVKPLYLHSDEAGTVYFGSEIKAILAGTCRRFTVNPTVAARYLEQQQLDAQSETFFAGITQLPAGTHLTIDLRQGSATRLPEPSSFWRLPLEDHFTGTEQDRIQAVRELFLDSVRLRLRSDVPVGVLLSGGVDSSSIAVAMQHSLGRESDLHALAAVSDDPAYSEDQHIDRMTRHLGCPVHKVRLPSEPGPLAHHLDRAIYHGDEPLGGLSPVAHYLVMEQARELGITVLLTGQGADELLCGYLKYLGFQLEWLARRGRLLEAGRLLSAFAAQGTVLRQFRVADARRYLPRALRPSQVDIRGARLRPGGAPLELGLGGLDLVRRQAEDLARYSLPALLHNEDRMSMAYSREMRVPFLDYRLVSLLLPMAPSWKLRGGWTKWIFRQAMAPDLPPAIAWRKDKKGFTTPEDRWVAGGLRPWILARLAEPMLTEEWGLIDRAALRTRYAAYLAQGPRGSMRAQDILCPLMLELWARRFNASLAAPAL, translated from the coding sequence ATGTGCGGCATTGCCGGCATCATCGCTTCCGCGGACGCCCGCCTCGACGAGGCGATCGAGCGCATGGTTGGCTGCCTGCGCCATCGGGGTCCCGACGGCGACGGCATCTGGTGCGGGCCCTCCGGCACCCGCCAGGTCGCGCTGGGACAGACCCGGCTTGCGATACTGGACTTATCCGACGCGGGCCGGCAGCCGATGTGGTCGATGGACGGAAACCACGCCCTGATCTACAACGGCGAGGTCTACAATTACCTCGAGCTGCGCTCCGAGCTCGCCGCCGCCGGCATACAGTTCCACTCCGGGTGCGATACCGAGGTCGTGTTGCAGGCGCTCACCGCCTGGGGGCCCGCGGCGCTGGAGCGGTTCAACGGCATGTGGGCCCTCGCGCTGCTGGACCGCCGGCGGGGCACCCTCTTCCTTGCCCGCGACCGGATGGGGGTGAAGCCGCTGTACCTGCACAGCGATGAGGCCGGAACGGTGTACTTCGGCTCCGAGATCAAGGCGATCCTGGCGGGGACCTGCCGACGGTTCACCGTGAACCCCACGGTGGCGGCGCGGTATCTGGAGCAGCAGCAGCTGGATGCGCAGAGCGAGACTTTCTTCGCGGGTATCACGCAGCTCCCGGCGGGTACTCACCTCACCATCGATCTCCGGCAGGGCTCCGCCACGCGGCTTCCCGAGCCGAGCTCCTTCTGGCGGCTGCCACTCGAGGACCACTTCACCGGTACCGAGCAGGACCGCATCCAGGCGGTTCGCGAGCTGTTCCTCGACAGCGTCCGCCTGCGCCTCCGGAGCGACGTGCCGGTGGGGGTCCTCCTCTCGGGCGGGGTTGACTCCTCCTCGATCGCCGTCGCGATGCAGCACTCGCTGGGGCGGGAGTCGGATCTGCATGCGCTGGCGGCCGTCAGCGACGATCCGGCCTACAGCGAAGACCAGCACATCGATCGCATGACCCGGCACCTGGGGTGCCCGGTGCACAAGGTGCGGCTCCCGTCGGAGCCGGGCCCGCTGGCGCATCACCTCGACCGCGCGATCTACCACGGAGACGAGCCGCTCGGAGGGCTCTCGCCGGTGGCACACTACCTGGTCATGGAGCAGGCCAGGGAGCTGGGTATCACGGTCCTGCTGACCGGCCAGGGCGCCGACGAGCTCCTGTGCGGCTACCTCAAGTACCTCGGCTTCCAGCTCGAATGGCTGGCGCGCCGGGGCCGCCTGCTGGAGGCTGGCCGACTCCTTTCCGCCTTTGCCGCTCAGGGTACCGTCCTGCGCCAGTTCCGGGTGGCCGACGCCCGCCGGTACCTGCCCCGGGCGCTGCGGCCCTCGCAGGTGGACATCCGGGGAGCCCGGCTCCGCCCCGGCGGCGCCCCCCTGGAGCTCGGCCTGGGTGGCCTGGACCTGGTGCGGCGCCAGGCGGAGGACCTCGCTCGCTACTCGCTGCCGGCGCTGCTGCACAACGAGGACCGCATGTCCATGGCTTACAGCCGGGAGATGCGGGTGCCGTTCCTCGACTACAGGCTGGTCTCTCTGCTGCTGCCGATGGCCCCGAGCTGGAAGCTCCGGGGCGGCTGGACCAAGTGGATCTTCCGCCAGGCCATGGCGCCCGATCTGCCCCCGGCCATCGCCTGGCGGAAGGACAAGAAGGGGTTCACCACCCCGGAGGACCGCTGGGTGGCCGGGGGCCTGCGGCCCTGGATCCTCGCCCGGCTGGCTGAGCCCATGCTCACCGAGGAATGGGGACTGATCGACCGGGCAGCGCTCCGCACCCGCTACGCGGCGTACCTGGCGCAGGGTCCCCGGGGCAGCATGCGGGCGCAGGACATCCTCTGCCCCCTCATGCTGGAGCTCTGGGCCCGGCGGTTCAACGCCTCCCTGGCCGCTCCCGCCCTATGA
- a CDS encoding GNVR domain-containing protein translates to MSVGNVTGSGTGRLSTGFHEAEASEIPPLSLASVGVVLLRYRYLITIAVLTVSTVLVSAGLLAHRSYTATASFVPQTTDKGLSRLAGLAAQFGVVGLPTGNGPSPEFYADVMTSRQLLRAVVDTRFPADSGGSLLLADVLHAPGGGALRRERTVDRLLRAVGVVTSNKTGMVELDVRLSDPVIAQQVALRMLELLNDFNLRTRQSQARQERLFAGRRMDEVRGELRTAENALQAFLQQNRDFEDSPQLSFQRDRLQREVSLRQQVYTSLATSYEQSKMDEVRDTPVITVVESPVLPVEPDSRRLIVRAVVGVTLGLMLGVLLAFGREYGRRNREAGDTTYEDFVVLQREAVDDLKRPLRLLRRGR, encoded by the coding sequence ATGAGTGTGGGCAACGTCACAGGGTCGGGCACGGGTCGCCTGAGCACGGGGTTCCACGAGGCGGAAGCCTCGGAGATCCCTCCGCTCTCCCTGGCCAGTGTCGGGGTGGTGCTCCTCAGGTACCGGTACCTGATCACCATCGCGGTCCTCACCGTGAGCACCGTCCTTGTCTCCGCCGGGCTGCTGGCGCACCGGTCCTATACCGCCACCGCCAGCTTCGTTCCTCAGACCACCGATAAAGGGCTCTCCCGTCTGGCCGGCCTCGCCGCTCAGTTCGGCGTCGTGGGGCTGCCCACGGGCAACGGGCCCAGCCCGGAGTTCTACGCCGACGTGATGACCTCACGCCAGCTCCTCCGGGCGGTGGTCGACACCCGGTTCCCCGCTGATTCCGGGGGTTCGCTCCTGCTCGCTGACGTGCTGCACGCGCCGGGGGGCGGTGCCCTCCGCCGCGAACGGACGGTGGATCGGCTGCTCCGGGCCGTGGGTGTGGTGACGTCCAACAAGACTGGCATGGTCGAGCTGGACGTGCGCCTTTCCGACCCGGTGATCGCCCAGCAGGTCGCGCTCAGGATGCTCGAGCTGCTGAACGACTTCAACCTGCGCACCCGGCAGTCCCAGGCACGGCAGGAGCGGCTCTTCGCCGGGCGGAGGATGGACGAGGTGCGGGGGGAGCTTCGGACCGCCGAAAACGCCCTGCAGGCGTTCCTGCAGCAGAACCGGGACTTCGAGGACTCGCCCCAGCTGTCCTTCCAGCGGGATCGCCTCCAGCGGGAGGTTTCCCTGCGCCAGCAGGTCTACACCTCACTGGCCACCTCGTACGAGCAATCCAAGATGGACGAGGTGCGGGACACCCCGGTGATCACGGTGGTCGAGTCGCCGGTCCTCCCGGTGGAGCCGGACTCCCGGCGCCTGATCGTCCGGGCCGTCGTGGGGGTGACCCTGGGGCTGATGCTTGGCGTGCTCCTTGCTTTTGGGCGCGAATATGGCAGGCGCAATCGCGAGGCGGGTGACACGACCTACGAGGACTTCGTGGTGCTGCAGCGGGAGGCGGTGGACGACCTCAAGCGTCCCCTCCGATTGCTGCGCCGCGGCCGATAA
- a CDS encoding nucleoside-diphosphate sugar epimerase/dehydratase gives MSAFSPLPVANSVRNRYLFGSDVLLFAASTILAFTLRFEGFDWGSDQIHAARLYLLFSLPLKVSIFWFVGLYRRLWRYAGMVDLERLISASSLSGLICLLIGGLLLPSAGLIASRVPISVLFLDALITAAFAALPRLAVLAYGRRGQWRRLEDGRRALIVGAGAAGEMIVKELLSHPMLGLNPIGFVDDDRSKHGHRMCDLPVLGPISQIQKIVTAHEVDEVVIAMPRASGATVRQVVRAALLAGVKTRTVPSMSDIISGKVSVASLRQVEIQDLLRREPIQTDLELVRCLATGETVLVTGAGGSIGGELCRQLAGLDPAQILLLGHGENSIFDIQAELSERFPTTCLVPIIADVRDRERMRNVFERYQPYAVFHAAAHKHVPLMEENVAEAVTNNVLGTKNIAELSAEFGVEHLVMISTDKAVRPTNVMGATKRLAEQLVQEIAERQRRNFLAVRFGNVLGSRGSVVPTFLRQIQSGGPVTITHPEMRRYFMTIPEAVQLVLQAGAIGKGGEVFVLDMGEPVRIVDLATDLIRLSGLEVGLDIEIRFTGARPGEKLYEELFFTSENAFPTEHPKVLRAKNGLLPVGLRSVVDLLIEGAQREWSDDDLRAQLVRLVPDYRPVEPGPTRSTPGGIARAG, from the coding sequence ATGTCAGCCTTCTCTCCGTTGCCGGTAGCGAACAGCGTCCGCAATCGCTACTTGTTCGGGTCGGACGTGCTGCTCTTCGCCGCGTCGACGATCCTGGCGTTCACGCTCCGGTTCGAGGGCTTCGACTGGGGCTCCGACCAGATCCACGCCGCCCGCCTGTACCTCCTGTTCTCCCTCCCCCTCAAAGTCAGCATCTTCTGGTTCGTCGGCCTCTACCGGCGGCTCTGGCGGTACGCTGGCATGGTGGACCTGGAACGGCTGATCTCCGCCTCGTCCCTGTCGGGGCTGATCTGCCTGCTGATCGGGGGGCTGCTCCTGCCCAGCGCCGGACTGATCGCAAGCCGGGTGCCGATCTCGGTCCTGTTTCTGGACGCCCTGATCACCGCCGCCTTCGCCGCCCTTCCCAGACTGGCGGTCCTGGCCTACGGCCGGCGGGGACAGTGGCGCCGGCTGGAAGATGGACGCCGTGCTCTGATCGTGGGCGCGGGGGCGGCCGGGGAGATGATCGTCAAAGAGCTGCTCAGCCACCCGATGCTGGGACTCAACCCGATCGGCTTCGTGGACGACGACCGCTCCAAGCACGGCCACCGGATGTGCGATCTCCCGGTCCTGGGTCCAATCTCACAGATCCAGAAGATCGTGACGGCCCATGAGGTCGACGAAGTAGTGATCGCCATGCCCCGGGCGTCGGGCGCCACGGTCCGCCAGGTGGTGCGCGCCGCGCTCCTGGCGGGGGTCAAGACCCGGACCGTCCCCTCCATGTCCGATATCATCTCCGGCAAGGTGAGCGTCGCCTCGCTGCGGCAGGTTGAGATCCAGGACCTGCTCCGGCGGGAGCCGATCCAGACCGACCTCGAGCTGGTCCGTTGTCTGGCTACCGGAGAGACCGTCCTGGTCACCGGCGCCGGGGGGTCCATCGGCGGCGAGCTCTGCCGCCAGCTCGCCGGACTCGATCCGGCGCAGATCCTTCTCCTGGGACACGGGGAGAACTCGATCTTCGACATCCAGGCCGAGCTCTCGGAGCGGTTCCCCACCACCTGTCTGGTCCCCATCATCGCCGATGTGCGGGACCGGGAGCGGATGCGCAACGTCTTCGAGCGATATCAGCCCTACGCCGTGTTCCACGCGGCCGCGCACAAGCATGTGCCGCTCATGGAGGAGAACGTCGCCGAGGCGGTGACCAACAACGTGCTCGGCACCAAGAACATCGCCGAGCTGAGCGCCGAGTTCGGGGTCGAGCATTTGGTGATGATCTCGACCGACAAGGCGGTCCGGCCCACCAACGTCATGGGGGCCACCAAGCGGCTGGCGGAGCAACTGGTGCAGGAGATCGCGGAGCGGCAGCGGCGGAACTTCCTGGCCGTGCGGTTCGGCAACGTGCTGGGGAGCCGCGGCAGTGTGGTACCCACATTCCTCCGGCAGATCCAATCCGGGGGTCCGGTGACCATCACCCATCCCGAGATGCGCCGCTATTTCATGACGATCCCCGAGGCGGTGCAGCTGGTGCTGCAGGCCGGCGCCATCGGCAAGGGCGGAGAGGTCTTCGTGCTGGATATGGGAGAGCCGGTCCGGATCGTCGACCTGGCCACCGACCTGATCCGGCTCTCGGGTCTCGAGGTGGGCCTCGATATCGAGATCCGGTTCACCGGCGCGCGACCCGGAGAGAAGCTCTACGAGGAGCTCTTCTTCACCTCCGAGAACGCCTTCCCGACCGAGCATCCCAAGGTGCTGCGGGCCAAGAATGGGCTGCTGCCGGTCGGGCTCCGGAGCGTGGTGGACCTGCTGATCGAGGGCGCGCAGCGCGAGTGGTCGGACGATGACCTGCGGGCCCAACTGGTCCGCCTGGTGCCCGACTACCGCCCGGTGGAGCCGGGACCCACACGTTCCACGCCGGGTGGCATCGCCCGGGCTGGATGA
- a CDS encoding sugar transferase has translation MSRAALARLWISWGKRPADLLLSTGLGILTAPLLAACALAVLAVDGPPVLFRQERVGRGGGRFHILKLRTMRSAPGPQVTAAGDPRVTAIGRRLRRAKLDELPQLANVVRGEMSLVGPRPEVPRYVEDRPRDFRALEQLRPGMVDWASLVFRDEEELLAAHGGEPDFYSRVLLPRKLALARLYARRASPLLDLRLLLATGVLPLVGGRLSRRLIGSSFYTRARRL, from the coding sequence GTGAGCCGGGCCGCCCTGGCCCGGCTCTGGATCTCCTGGGGCAAGCGCCCGGCGGATCTGCTGCTCTCCACCGGTCTCGGAATTCTGACCGCGCCGCTTCTGGCCGCCTGCGCGCTCGCGGTCCTCGCGGTGGACGGTCCGCCGGTGCTATTCCGGCAGGAGCGAGTCGGCCGGGGTGGGGGCCGCTTCCATATCCTCAAGCTACGGACGATGCGATCGGCACCCGGTCCCCAGGTCACCGCGGCGGGCGACCCCAGGGTCACGGCGATAGGGCGTCGGCTCCGGCGGGCCAAGCTGGACGAGCTTCCCCAGCTCGCCAACGTGGTCAGAGGGGAGATGAGCCTGGTGGGTCCCCGCCCCGAGGTGCCCCGGTACGTTGAGGATCGTCCCCGCGATTTTCGCGCGCTGGAGCAGTTGAGGCCCGGGATGGTGGATTGGGCATCGCTGGTGTTCCGCGACGAGGAGGAGCTGCTCGCGGCGCATGGTGGGGAGCCCGACTTCTATAGCCGGGTGCTCTTGCCGCGGAAGCTCGCGCTGGCCCGGCTCTATGCCCGCCGGGCCTCGCCGCTGCTCGACTTGCGGTTGCTGCTGGCGACGGGAGTGTTACCGCTGGTGGGCGGACGATTGAGCCGGCGTTTGATCGGCTCCTCGTTCTACACCCGGGCGCGGAGGCTCTGA